TAACTATCAGCAGTGGTCTTCTCTTCATCAGATTTACTAGGAATTCACATCAAAGACCCACAGTTTCTTTTGACAATACCACTGgtaaagtttatttttccacatttcctaCTAACTCATCACAAACCATGTAATCAGCTTCTCTATTTGCTCTCCTCACCTATGATCCTTCAGAATTTGCAGGATTTATTTGCTCATTCATGCTATCAAATTTCCTAGTTTTATTTCCTAGATGTTAAAACagacctttaaaaatattatttgcctAGCATTTTAGTTCCTCAGACTCCTCTGGTTTTATCTATAATATCAAGCCCAAAGGATATTGAAGACCCCTGCAGTTTAGTCTGATATTTTATCTTTGCTCTTACCCAGCATCTAAGCTTCTCTTAGGCAGTCGCCACACAGACACAAGAGCAGTTGAGAACTGAACTTTCATGAAAATCTAGTTGATGATGATCCTTTTTTACCTGAGAAAGTAGTTTGCAGTATtgtaaattcagaaaaattctGGAGGTTTCATGTGGCATGAGTTGgtttcataattttatttataccAATGAGGAGATTTAAAGCAtgatattttcttttggaattatttttaagaatgaaTTCTCCAATAACCAATCAGTGCAAAAATTGACACACAGAGTACCTATGTTAATTCTATCACCACAGTATGATCTTTGTTTTGAATGTGCAATTGTGTACAATTCACAAACAAATAGGAAGCAGTCCCTTGGACATTTTGGGTGGTTTAGATACAGAAACTATCATAAGCAAATTAACCATGTATGTTTTGTCTGCATGTGAACGTTCCTATCTTGCATTACTTTCAAACATACTGCTATTTTTCCTGCATGAGGTGCATTTACTTACTGGTAGCTGAGTAAAATTTCAGTGTCACAGCTGGTCTGTAGGAAGGTGGAATAGACAGTACTGAGGAAGGCAAATCTAAGGGGAGGGAGAAGAACAGAACTTGCTTTGACaccttaaaacaaaaaggaaggtTGATTGAAGGAGcaacagaaaagaataaaaaattatccTGAACTCACAGTTCATTAATAAACACTTACATAGACATTGATGTATAAATATGTTCTATCAGTCTATATATTCTatatattatttctatttcataaATGTGCCAACTGACACACTTTGTTGTTATCCCACATCAGCCTTACCTGGCTCTGTTTGCATCACTTTGCTGGCTTCTTGTGGAGACATTGTCTGCATCCAAAGCATGGACACGTCACCTATGAGAACAGAGAGACGCTTCCTGTCATTCATATGTATTACTTATCTGTCTACTGAGAAGAATTGCTATCTATGAGACAGAGTCCTTCACACAGTACTGCCAGTGGCATATGAAAATGCCAGCATGAAATATGAAGAACAAAAGCTGTACTTGACTAGATCTTGAAAAGCCTGTGGACTAGGGAAGGGCAGGATTTCAAGAAGGCATGTTTAGGGGACACCAGGAGAAGCATCTCTATATGCTTTCTTACAGGTCTGCTCACCAAACTCGATGCAAAATGAGAGGGAAGGCCCAAGCGGCAGAAGTGTTTGTGGGATGCAAGACCGAGTTTTTCCCTAAAGATAAGAAACTACAGGATGGAGTCTATAGctgattttaacatttctgcAATAAGGTAATCAACCAGACTGGGTCTCCCTGAAGGGCCCTCCAACCTCCGCCTCAGAGACACTTGGCCAAACCCCACAGTAGCAGGCTAGGGCAGGTTCCAGTGCTCCTGGCTGTACTCACTGGGGCTGGGctgcggggccggcggcggggctgAGCTCCCCCCAGGGCTCAGAGGGGGTCCGGCCGTGCCCTGGGGCCTGAGAGCATCCACGTGGGGTGATGGAAACCACGATCCTTTGGCTCCAACTGTCTTTGGCCACAGTGGGAACTTCGTGGTGGGgatttccccatctttctgggTGAGAGGGATCCTGGTagctggagaagaaagagagacagagagagggcACCAGCGCACTGGGGGAAAATAACATCTAAAATACACCCAGAAAATCCCATCTACTCCTCGAGTGCTTCTCTGGCATTTGAGTGGCCACTtctccatttcattttaaatacaaaaacacAGGGAGGGCTAATAATGTCAGAAATTTTAACTGAGAACATTTTAATATGTGAATTTTcataaacaaaaagaagaaactgaaatgttcctgcagggttttgtttttttcttcacataatTTATGTTTAATTTCCTAAACTGCTTCACTacaaaggaaagagaggaagcTCTTGTCTCTTTGAAGGTGAGCAGGCAGGTACTGGAGGGCAGATACTGCAGTGTGAGAACTGACACTCGTGGTTAGGAGAGATAACAAAGGTTGGCATGTGGTTAAGGGAATTAAAAAGTTTATAAAAGACAGCAGAGTGACTACAGGAAATGCAGACATTTTGTAAGAGAAAGATGCAACTGCAATGACAAGGAGGTATGAAATCAAGGTCGGAATTTCATTTGATTTCTGTTACAAGTGAACAGATACAAAGCTTTGCTTTTTGGCTTCCAAAATGGGGCAGAGAAGCACTTTTCTATCTTGTAGCCCATGGCAAAGTTAAATGTCCTCAAGTTTATGAAATGCTCAAGTACAACTGAATGTCATGTAAAGAAACAGCgaagaatacagaaaataaaatgaccATAGAAAATAAGAGGAAATAGTTTAAATAGTCTTATTTTTGGTTTGAAACCAACAACcagttttcctctccttctctgcttctttagaaatattatttttctggtAAAATGGCTTTTTGCAATAGTTTTTCCATCCTCCAGCTCTTCAATGCATTAGTGACATCATCTTCTACTGTTTCAAAGAAACTTTTATGCTACCCTTTATTTGTAGTTAACATCACAGTTAACTGTGAAGCCAACATACATGATCACTTGTCAAGACATTAATCAAGGGAACACAAATTTAGGTCTGACAATATGTGCTCACATTGAAATGTCCGCACGTGTTCTGCTGATGAATCCAATGTCTTGTTTGGGTCTTCCTGCAATTTCTCGAAACTTGAGAATACCGAATCTAAGTCTTTGAGGTATGAGAAGACAAGGTTAGAGCGCTCACTATCCACCATATATTGTgtgagaaaaagggaagaaatcatGTACTGCTACCATAGAAACAGCTGttgtcttttttaattaaagggGGTTTTGGCCaagggtcttttttttttttttaaaggaaacatgCCACAGCTTTCAGCACACACAACTTGTCACTGATTTCAGTCTGCCTACTTTAATCTATCattgaaaatgagaaatagtGATGGGCAGCAGTGAAAGATGAACATCTGAAGTGCAACTCAACCTGGcaaagcagttttgggaggaggAGCCATTCAGGACAATGACTGAATGTATTCACCTCCTCTCTGAAGAAAATTCATGTAAAGGTAGGAGGTCATTTGTGCTGAGAGCTATGGCAGGCACCCAGTTAGATTAAGAGTGCTAGAggccctccccagcccagtgcTGAATTCTGGAAAACTTTCATCCcagcaggttttgtttgttcatcCACTAGAACACTTTGTAACAAATAATTTGAAAGTTTGTAAATTTACTTACATTTATGATATAATTATTGTATTAAACCTTTACATGATATAAAATActattctattttaaatattatgaaaTACGTAATACTATGCAAATATATAAGCaataataaaacacaaaattatatttaaagtaATAGTAATGAGGATGAAATACTCATTGCAAGAGTTACCTGGATGTGATTTTCACTGTCGTTGTTGATTCCTTTTATTCCCCAGGATGTACTTACCCAGGTCAGATGATGTGTTACTGGAAAATGTGTAATTAATAACAGGAGACTTTTCTAGTATTTCCAAAAAATCAGACAGATTTTTCCCTGCAAATAGAAATGCTTACAAATATCAAGAAAGGCTTGTTCCTAGTATAAATTATCACTGAGGAAAACCAGGGCAATATTTTTGGGTGGAATGATTTTAACTTTTACCTGTCTGCCCTGCCATCACACAGATGTAGATACAATCAGAGTCATTGCTCTGATGCACTGAAAGGCAAACAAACATGAAAGACATCATTGTTACCAGTTTTCCTTCTATGGCATTATCCTAAACagttaaaaatgcaaacaaaaaatgGTATGTGTCTACGGCAGCTGAGCAAATATTTGCCTTCTAATTTTCAACAAAAACTTCAAACCACCATCAAACCCAAATGTTAATACTGTCAGTGGAAAAGTTTCTATCTAATTAAAATTCtaaattacaattatttttatatggaaaaaaaatcttcagataGCATAGTCCATAATTATTCTTTGGGAACCACAATTGTCCAAAATATCAGTATTTAATAATAATTCTCAAATCCACCATTTTTTATTAATCATTAATAAAACATTCAAACAACATAACTGCTCATAGAAACATGTACATCTCTTTattacacacatacacatttaTACATATCTTGTTCCATGGGTTGCAAGAAAAATGCTGTTGAGCAAGAGCAATAGGCTTTTATCCACATTTTTATGCTTCTTTTCATGCCAGGAGTAAATGAGACAAATAAGAAAATGATAAATGTTTAAAGGATATGCAAACCTGAGAGAATAGAAGTGGATTTGAAAATTTCTGTGAGATAACTGGTGGTGTTTCCAATGATATCAACAAGTAAAGCTGTAAAATCTAGACAACAAATAGAGAAAGTTTGTTATTGAAAACACATATCCTACCATCAAAAATTCACTTTCATATGTGATGATATTTTGGATATGTACTCATACATGacaaagtttaaaataatttaaagtttaAAGAGATTTTGATGGAGTGGACTGAAGAAACCACAAGAATAGTCTGCAGAAGTATATTTCAAAGATGATATCTAAAACGACATCAGTTTCTCTAAAAGTAAACTTAAATGGAATTTATCTGTTCAAGAgaacattttaaagtaattctCTCCTTATTCTGCTTAAATGTAGAAGGAGATCTAAAGCCTGCAGGCTTTGCCTGCTGTAATTGCCTGTTTGTCATGTAGGGCCTTCCAGGAGGCatcagattttttcctttggggtCTGCTTCAGGTGTATTGATGATGTTGTCAGCCCAAAAAGTGGCTGATGGTGTTGTGGTGGTGCTTCCTAGCAGTGACAGGTTAGTATTCTCACTTAGGGAGTGATGGACCTGAGCCCTGAATTTTTACTGCTTTGGAGAATGCTCCAATCACCAAGATATTCTGGAATTGCAGCAGAAAGATTAAAGTTTCTCTGCTATTCTCCAAGACAGACTGGGTCATTATCCATAAAGGCCTGTGAGATGTGTGGGTCCAGAGAAAGCCATGAAAGCCACTGTGGCTCCTATGGGGTCACCACGTGTGGCATAGAGGGTTTGGAGTCTggtctgcagctgctgagctaCTCTTGATGCCTTAAATTAACCAGTCATAGAATCCAGGCACTCAGATGCATCCTGAAATGTTAGCTACTGTGAGATCAGGGGTGAGGATGAGGATTTCAGGCGAAGGGTTTGCCTGACAGTATTTTGTGCTCCATTAAACAGATCCATGTTAGTCcttgctttccctttctcttggGCTCACTGAAGTTGCTGGAGTCTATTGTTGCAGAGaagcccctgctcccctcctgtGGGTTATTTTAGGACAGCAAAAGTGGCCAGGGTGATGTATCATACATTGCTGGTCATCTCTCCTGTGCTGCAATTTGTattccaaggaggaaagagaggcCTTTTGTCAGTCAAACCATGCCAGTCACTTGACTGATGGCTCCATCCCAGACTGGCTGGCTGGGTGCAGCCACCTGAGACTGAGGTCACGGAGTCAGAACAGCCACTCATTGTGAGTTATGGCTGTTGACCTCATTGTGGTGGTGGTAGTAATCATAGGGATGAATTCTGCAGAATTCAGGCTACAGCCTTAATCTCCAAAGGAAATAATTCAGCTTAAGCACATGCAATTGCCAACCTCTTTTGTGTACCCACCTGTCAAGCCATTTGTCACATTGTTCAAACAGTAGCAGTAGTGCATAGGGAACTTGCCAGGGTCAATATTTTTTGCATTAGAGACTGgagggagagacagagaaaaaaatcagtgtcttGTTGCACAGGCTGTGGGAGAGAAACTGCTCCTGAGCCAACACTCACTGTTATAAATGGTGACTGACACTTTGTGGAAGGCGAACGAGCTGGAAGAGGTGACACTCAGCAAAGAGAAGAGTTTTTTGGTACCTGCAGAAACACATGTCCATGTTATTAGTGCTTGGAACAAATTGTGAGAACAGTGTGTTTTACTCTGCTCATTTAGTGTCTAAAGGATTCCTGAGGTGCCAGTATGATACAGCTGCCTGACACCCAGTCCGTTCCCATTGTCACTGGAGGAAGGATCATTTGTActgcttcttcctttttattttgtttttcttttaattgaaaCATACACTGGATTATAAAGTGCTTTCTAAAGGCAGCCCACAAGTAATTATATTGTCTCTGTATAAACCCTCACTAATTTCTAAGTTCTTTGGGGCAGACAGCCATCTGCATTATAAATGAGTGAAGGTAACACGCTCCTAGAAGCCATTCTGGAGCCAGACAGCCCATGTTTGCAGCTTCTCCTGCTAACACTGTTAGTGTCTTTTCTCCTGCACTGCTGGCCTGGCAGCTGTGACCTGCCCAGCCATGTCCCATTACCTCTGAGAGCAGTGCTCAGCATCCCGTTCACCAGCTCTGTCAGGTTAATAGCAGACAGGTCCAGGGACTttgcaggcagctctgaaaGAAAAGGCATGTGTGAGGGCACAAGGAAATAGCTGTTCATCCCCTGCTTAAAAGTGCTAGAAATCTGCCAGAATGGGAAAACCAAAATGAGCAGATTATGTACTGGGACACACCAAAAAAATGctgatgagaaaataaaattccaggACCGTGGAAATGAATCTAGAAAATAGCAAGATATAGCAACAGTGGAATGGTGGGCCTAAATTCAGGTCTGCCAGCTATGCCCTTGACCCTGCCcttgagcagctgcaggacccagccagccctggcatGCTGGTGCCCTCTCCTGCTGGGCAGTGGGTGTTTGCTGCCAACAGAGCAGATCTCTCATACAGGTcacaaaaggcagagaaagtGCCTAGGAAATGTTCCCTCTTCCCCAAATCTACATGAAAATGCAGACTCTTGTTTTTCAGCTGCATTGATGGATATACTACTTCTtacaaaagaataattttgctgTAGCCAAATCACACTTTTTATCTtaacatgttttatttctgttgatgTTGCTTATTTGTTTTCCCCAAGTCAgaattttcaaagattttttttgtcttccctcCCACAAAGTCATGCCAAAGCAGATCAGTACAGTGTCTGTGTGAGGGAGGAAGGTGTGTGTGAGCAtgacagagagaggaagaacagaGCAGGATAGaaaaagaagcacagaaagCTGAGACAAGAACAAAGTCGAATTTGGGGAGAAATG
This window of the Corvus hawaiiensis isolate bCorHaw1 chromosome 26, bCorHaw1.pri.cur, whole genome shotgun sequence genome carries:
- the HHLA1 gene encoding HERV-H LTR-associating protein 1, with protein sequence MQGFCWHVAAKMSLGFLCLFLVFSTASCIKKENKKEKQVAVLATAELPAKSLDLSAINLTELVNGMLSTALRGTKKLFSLLSVTSSSSFAFHKVSVTIYNISNAKNIDPGKFPMHYCYCLNNVTNGLTDFTALLVDIIGNTTSYLTEIFKSTSILSVHQSNDSDCIYICVMAGQTGKNLSDFLEILEKSPVINYTFSSNTSSDLDLDSVFSSFEKLQEDPNKTLDSSAEHVRTFQSTRIPLTQKDGEIPTTKFPLWPKTVGAKGSWFPSPHVDALRPQGTAGPPLSPGGSSAPPPAPQPSPSDVSMLWMQTMSPQEASKVMQTEPDLPSSVLSIPPSYRPAVTLKFYSATRCPQAVLREPRVTSPPVTLIVQKINPCVMELCRFFQLCLCVGQRRYSRKEAMRYCVEYYSWFVKNASYVCERVKRVTYSHTLKQKCLKNICTSV